The genome window TGTTATGCAAACTACTCGAGTGTATTATGAGCATAACAAAGAACGCTCTGCCAACGGCCAGATGGATGAGATACCTATTGTCAACCAGTGTCAGCACATTCATCAGAATCTCCTGACGACAACCGACCTCGAGTTAGCCGATCATCTACAAGCGCTGGAAATTCTGCCTCAAATATTCCTCACGTAAGTGCACCAGGACGAGCAAATCTATATTCTATATTCTATTTGTCAGCTGAGAAGGCTTGCTAATTTTCGAGTAGTCGGTGGATGCGCCTGTTATTTGGTCGTGAATTTCCCTTCCAAGATGTACTTTCCTTGTGGGATATCCTCTTTGCAGAGGGATTACGGTCGGAGCTTATTGAGTTCACATGTGTTGCGATGCTCCTACGCATTCGGTGGCAATGTATGTCTGATACGATCCATTATTACATCCTTGGCGCCTAATATGCTGATACACCTTAGTATTGAGTGCCGGATATTCAAGCGCTCTGACGACATTACTTCGCTATCCGTCCCCGCAACCGCACTCACCACAGGCTTTTGTGCACGATGGCCTGTATCTGGAGCAAAATCCCACGCCAGAAAGAGGCAGATTTCTCATCTCTAAATACTCGGGAAAGCCGCCCGATCCCACCAAGACGCTCGATAGATCAGGTGAAAGATTCCTTTCACTAAGACGGTTCCACTTTCGTAACGACTCCAGAGAGGACAGCCAAACAAGCTCTCCGTCGAGATCACCGGCGAGGAGTAGTCCCAAGAGCTTCGAAAGTCTACTGCAGGATTTCTCCGAAGGTCTTCAGCGACGTACTGAATCATGGGGTGTAGCCAAAGCAGTACGAGGTGCAGTCAGCGAAGCTAGGAGGAACATGCAGGCGATGCAGCCGGAGAGGTTCCCGCGTACTGCCGTGTATGATAGCACGCCATCCGCGGTGCATAGGAGGAATTTGTCGAAATCCGAGGAACCAGAAAGGGTGAGCATTCTCAAAGCTCAGATACAGACCTTGGAGGAACGAAACAAATCGCTGGCCAAGACGCTCAGTAAAGCTCTGAACGACATACGGACTGAACTGATGAAAGCAGAAGATCTCAAAACCACGACTGCGGACGCCCTGAGACAAGCTCTTACGCAGATTCAGTCGGTTCAAACATGCCTGGAAGACCCTTCCAAGGCTTTGATCACTGTTGTTGGACGTGAGAGTGCGACTAATGCAACCTCTTTGAATGTCCCTTCTCAGCCTCCAATATCCACGGACAAGGAGGCCGAAGACGGAGGGGCAAAAGAAGGGCAGCAAGCCCCCAGCGATCCTGGATGGCCATCCGTCTCATCTATCGCAGTGGAAAATAAGGTTCATAAGTTGCCGTCAAGTAACAAAGTGCCTTCATCACTGCCATTAAGGCCGGCAGCTCGCTCATCTCTGGCAGATTCCGAGTTCTCCTGGATGCTTGGCGGTAACCGGCATCTTTCCAGTTTTGTCAGCCCGGCCTCAGTACCGCCGGAGGAGACTCGATACGGCGACACAAGGAACAAACCCCATACACTATTTGGCAATGGAGCCGATGAACAGCAACGCTATTCGGATGAGGTCGATAGTCTCGCGTTGCGCAGTCTTGGGGGCGCCAAGGTTCAAGGTCAAAGCAACAGCACGTATTAGGAGGATGGCATGCCATAGGAACACTCCGACCTTCACTCCCTTGAATCCGATGCGTGATATGGAGTGGTCGGTTGAAGTATAATAGAACTTAGCACAGCTTACATTATACAATGTCATATTACTATGCTCCTCAAATGAGACTCAAGTCAGTTCTCAGAGTAAGCCTACTGTGTGGACGAAGGCTGGTCGGAGCGTACATCCCCAGATTGCGCCGATTGGAATCAAGGGTAGTTAACAGCTACCTAAGTCTGCAAGCCCAGCCTACAATGGTCTCTCTGGAGCGGCCATGAAATTTCCACTGACCCACTGTtaacaaaggaaagagagaagttgtacggagtacctctctacggagtaggctAATCACAATATCACAAGATAGAAGGATCAACCATTGTGGTCGAAAGGCGTATGGAGgggtgaagaaga of Aspergillus fumigatus Af293 chromosome 2, whole genome shotgun sequence contains these proteins:
- a CDS encoding GTPase-activating protein GYP6 yields the protein MLLLVCYRGLSFARTSDPVFCRKKSPWQTLRQDEQMRADISQDVDRCLQENYFFREPATKAKMIDILFIYAKLNPDLGYRQGMHELLAPILWVIHGDAVDGKVLEESSVKEEGDDLMLHLLNFDYVEHDSFALFCSVMQTTRVYYEHNKERSANGQMDEIPIVNQCQHIHQNLLTTTDLELADHLQALEILPQIFLTRWMRLLFGREFPFQDVLSLWDILFAEGLRSELIEFTCVAMLLRIRWQLLSAGYSSALTTLLRYPSPQPHSPQAFVHDGLYLEQNPTPERGRFLISKYSGKPPDPTKTLDRSGERFLSLRRFHFRNDSREDSQTSSPSRSPARSSPKSFESLLQDFSEGLQRRTESWGVAKAVRGAVSEARRNMQAMQPERFPRTAVYDSTPSAVHRRNLSKSEEPERVSILKAQIQTLEERNKSLAKTLSKALNDIRTELMKAEDLKTTTADALRQALTQIQSVQTCLEDPSKALITVVGRESATNATSLNVPSQPPISTDKEAEDGGAKEGQQAPSDPGWPSVSSIAVENKVHKLPSSNKVPSSLPLRPAARSSLADSEFSWMLGGNRHLSSFVSPASVPPEETRYGDTRNKPHTLFGNGADEQQRYSDEVDSLALRSLGGAKVQGQSNSTY